Within Myxococcales bacterium, the genomic segment GACCGGCCGGTCCGCCAGGGGCTGACGCTATGACCTCGCGATGCACCTACGCGGCCCTGGTCGAGGTGGTCGACGGCGACACCGAGCTGATCGCGCGCCTGGTCGAGGAGGGCGTGATCGTGGTGCGCGACGACGACCTGGCGATCGTCGACGTCGACGTCGTGCTGGTCGCGCGCACGCTGTGGCGCGATCTGGCGCTCGACTGGCCGGGGATCGCGGTGATCCTGCGCCTGCGCGAGCAGCTGGCCCGGGCCCAGGCCCGCGTCGCCGAGCTCGAGGACCAGCTGGCGGAGCGCTAGTACCTCGCCGCAGTGGATCTGACCGGTTGCGGGCGTCGAGGCGCGCCGAGCGCAAGGCGAACCGACGACGGGCTCCTCGCTGGAACTCGAGGAGGTTCAACGCAGCGATCGGCGATGGATCGGCGTCCTCAACCGGTCAAATTCATTGCGGCGAGGTACCAGGTCACTTCGCCGGCTTGCTGATCCGCCCCGAGACCCGCTCGGTCGGGGCGTCGCGGGTCGTGCTCGACGCCGCGGTCAGGCGCTGCAGCGCCGCGCTCGCCACCGCCGACCGGCGCCCGGCCGGCACCTTGACCAACACGGCGGCGATCGCCGCGATCGCGAGCTCCTCGTCCCGACTGTACATGGTCCCAGCCTACACCCGAGGCGGGCGCCTGCGGGCCATCACTCGCAGCCGGCGTCGCCGGGCGGGCACTGGATGCGGACGTGGAAGTGGTCGTCGTGGTAGCGCTCGTGCCGGACCAGGCCGGTGCCGCCCTTGCCGTCGGGGTACTGGAACAGGCGGTCGAGGTAGCTGGCGCTGACGCCGCGGCCCTTGGCCCACTCGTACAGCACGCCCTGGAGCTCGTAGTCGAGGAAGATCGCCGACACGCCGCCGCGGTCGTCGGCGGTGCGGGCGAACGACACCAGCAGGTCCCAGGTCGCGGGTAGGTCGAGGTTGGCCTTGGTCCCGGCGACGAACTGCGCCGGGTAGCCGGCCGGCACCCGCTTGAAGAAGAAGCCGACGTCGACGTCGCGGCCCGACTGGTGCGAGTGGTGCTCGGTGATCTTGCCGCCGCGCCGGGCCGACAGGTCGCCGATGGCCAGGGTGTGGAGCTTGCCGTGGTCGGCGCGGACGGCCTTGACCGAGTCGCGGACCAGATCGACCAGGCGCCGGGTGCCGTACGACCGCTCGGGCCGACGGATCAGGTAGCCCTTGCCGGCCGCGAGCCGGGCCGGGCGCTTGAGCGAGCCGCGCCACGGCTTGCCCACGCTCTGGCCGGTGACCGGCGCCACCTCGGTCGCGCGCGCGACCCGGACCGTGGGCGTGGCGGCGGGCCGGGCGGCGCGGGCCTTGCGTCCGCACACCGGCACCGCCAGGGTCTGTCCGCTCTGGATGCGGGTCGAGCGCAGCCGGTTCTGCTGCTGCACCGCCTCGACCGAGCAGTCGTAGCGGCGGGCGATCGCGCCGAGCGTGTCGCCGGGCGCGACCTTGACGTGCGCCGCGATCTCGGCGCGCGCGGGCGTGGCGGTGAGCGCGGCCGCGAGCGCGAGCGCGGCGATGACGAGCTGATGACGCACGAGGCCTCCCTGGACCGACGATCGTGACCCGGCGCTGCCGCCCGGGCCAAGTTTATTTCGCGGTCGCGGCGCAGCGCGCGCGGATCTTCGCCAGCGCCGGCGCGAGGTCGTCGTCGAGGGGCTTGGTGAAGTCGCCGCCGCCGACCGCGCGCGCGGCCTTGATCATCGGGCGCGCGCCACCGCAGGCCGCGACCACGTCACCGAACTTGGCGTAGCTCGCCTGGTAGACCCGCAGCTCGATCAGGTTGGCGTTGTTGAGCGTCCGCCACATGCCCAGGTCGACCCGCAGCGCCTCGAGCAGGCGCGCCTTCTCGGCGAGCTTGGCGGCGCGCGGGCGATCGCTGGCGTAGAGCGCCTCGAGCGCCTTGAACGTCACCAGCTGGCGCGCGACCCGGGTCCGGCGCCAGTCCTGGACCTCGAGCCACAGCCGCTCCTCGTCGGAGCCGGGCCCGAACCGCGCGCCCAGCCACTCGACCGTGAGCGCGTCGCCGATGGCCTCGGCCAGGCCCTCGTTGAAGTACGGCTGGTCGGGGATGAACACGGTCGCGTGCACCGACTCGTGCAGGAGCACGTTCGCCAGCTCGGCGTAGGGCGCGACGTCGGCGTCGAGCATCGACGACACCACCGGATCGGGGAACCAGCCGCCGGTCGAGTAGGCCCCGGCCGGGCGCGCCATCGCGTCCCAGCCGGCCTGCTTCAGGCGCTCGCGGTGGGCGATGGCGTCGTCGCGATCGAACCAGCCCAGGCCGGTGAAGCAGCCGGCGATCGGGAAGCACCAGCGCGGCGACTGGAACGCCAGCGGCTTCGACGCGCCGACGAACCACACCGCCGCGCCCTCCGGCACGTCGACGTAGGTGCGGTAGTTCTTGCGGGTGTTGAGGCCGGCGTCGGCGCCGAACGCCTTGATGCCAGCGATCTCGGCCAGGCGCAGGCGGATCTCGACCGGGACCTCGGGGTCGTCGATCACGTCGTCGATCGGGCGCGCGCGCCGCAGCAGATCGAGCTGTCCGTGGACCGCCTGCCCGAGGTAGGCCGGCATCTCGCAGGCGGCCAGCGCGGTCAGCGCCAGCGTCGCCGCGGCCGCCCGGGCGGCGCGGCTCACGCGACCGCCGCGGCGATCGCCGCCGCCAGGGCCGCGCCGTCGTCGAGCGTGCCGGTCTTCCAGCCGATCCCGAGGCCGCCGCCGCCGCTGGCGTCGTCGAAGCGCGGGATGATGTGGAAGTGGACGTGGAACACGGCCTGGTGCGCCAGCGGGCCATTGTTCTGCAGCACGTTGAACGCGGTCGCGCCCGACGCCCGCAGCACCGCCCGGGCGATGCGCGGCAGCACCCGCCCGACCGCCGCGGCGGCGTCGTCGGACAGCTGGTCGAGCGTCGCGGCCGGCTCCTTGGGGATGACCAGCGTGTGGCCCCGGGCCAGCGGGAAGATGTCGAGGAACGCCAGCACGTGCGCGTCCTCGTAGACGCGGTGGCACGGAATCTCACCGCGCAAGATCCGGGCGAAGATCGTCTCGCTCATCGACGCGATGGTGCCCCCACGCGCCCGCGAACGCAAAGCGCCCGCGTCAGTCCTCGACGACGCCGCGCGCGCGCTCGCCCGCGCCGGTGGTCCACGGCCCGGCCGCCACCGCCGCGCTGGCGACGCCCGCGGCGACGGGCCGGCGCTGACGCGAGGTCGACGCCGGGGCATGGCCCGGCTCGCTGGGTCACGGATCGAAGCGGTAGCCGGAGCCGCGGATCGTCACGAAGTGGCGCGGGCGCTCGGGGTCGATCTCGAGGCGCTTGCGCAGCTGGCCGACGAAGTTGTCGATCGTGCGCGGGGTGCCGGCGGTCTGGCCCCAGACCGACGCGAGCAGGTGCTGGCGCGACGCCGCCTGGGTCGGGTGGCGGACGAAGAACAGGAGCAGCTCGAACTCGAGGTGGGTCAGCTTGACCACCTCGCCGGCGCGGACGACGGTGCGCTGCTGCGGATCGACGACGACGTCGGCGAACCGGATCGTCGACGCCGGCTGCCCGGGCGCGGCCACCGGGGGCGGGACCGCCTGCGCCCGCCGCAGCACGGCGTCGACCCGGGCCAGGAGCTCGGCCAGCGCGAACGGCTTGGTGACGTAGTCGTCGGCGCCGAGCCGCAGGGCCGCGACCTTGTCGTACTCGCCGTCGCGGGCCGACAGCACGATCACCGGCACGAAGTTGTCGGCGCCGCGCAGGGCCGCCAGCACGTCGAGGCCGTTCTTGCGCGGCAGGTTGATGTCGAGCAGCACCAGGTCGAAGGCCTGCTCGGCGATCGCCTCGAGCGCGACCTCGCCGTCGCCGGCGACGGTGGCGTGGTGGCCCGCCAGGCGCAGGTTGAGCGACAGGCCGGTGGCGATGGCCTCGTCGTCCTCGACCACCAGGATCTCGCGGCCGGACACGTCGGGCTTCATCGGGGCTCCGTGGCGATGGCCAGCGCGGACGCGGCGGCCGGGACCGGCGCGCGCCGCGGCAGCACCAGCCGGAACGTCGAGCCGCGGCCGGGCTCGGACATGACCTCGATCTTGCCCTTGTGGGCCCGGACGATCGCCTTGACGATCGCCAGCCCGAGCCCGACGCCGGGCGCCTGCTGCTCGAGCGCCGCCTTGCCGCGGACGAAGCCGTCGAACAGCTCGGTGCGCTCGGCGGGATCGATGCCGATGCCGTTGTCGGTGACGTCGAGCTCGACCCGCCGGCCGCTGGCGCGCGCGACCACCCGGATCTGCTTGTCGTCGCCGCTGTACTTCCAGGCGTTGACCAGCAGGTTGACCAGCGCCCGCACCAGGGTCTCGCGATCGCCGTGGATGATCGCGCCGTCCTCGAGGTCGAGGGCGATCGGCGTCGGCTTGGTGGCGGTGACGGCGTCGAACGCGGCGACCGCCTCGGTGACCAGCTCGGTGACCGGCACCGACGCCATCGTGAAGGCGTGGCGGCCCGACTGGATCCGCGACAGATCGAGCGTGCGGACCAGCAGGCTGTCGAGCCGCTTGACCTCGCGCGCGAGCAGGCGCGCGACCTGCGTGCGCTCGGCCTCGGTGAGCTTGCCCTCGGCCAGCGGCTCGAGCAGGAGGCGGATCGAGGTCAGCGGCGTGCGCAGCTCGTGCGAGACCGACGAGAAGAAGTCGTTCTGGACCCGGGCCAGCGACGCGCCCTTGCCGACGAAGATCGACACCAGGATGTAGCCGGTGACCGCGGTCATGCAGAACACCAGCACCAGCACGCCGGTGAAGATCGACACCGACGAGCTGCCGATGGCCAGCAGGACGACGCCCAGCGCCGAGATCAGGATCGTCGGCACCAGCACGACCAGCATCAGGATCAGCTGGGCCCGGCGGAGCTGGATGATGGCCGGCGGGAAGCGCACTTGCGCGCACTATGCCACGCGCGCCGTGTAAGGTGCGCTGTGGCCGTCTGTCGCCCCGGCACGATCGCGATCGCGGTGGTCGGGGCGTGCGCGGCGCCGCCGGCCGCGCCGAGCGGGGTGCCCGTGACCGTGGTCGACGGCTACGACTGGTCGCTGCCGCCCGGGCTCGGCCCGGTGCGCGCCGGCGGCTTCTACGGCGATCAGCTCGCGCCCGAGCTCGGCGTCGACGTGCGCGTGCTCGATCTGACCTGGCGCCAGCTCGAGCCGACCGAGGGGGCGCTGCGGCGCGACACCTACGGCCAGGCCCAGGGCCTCGACTTCTCGTCCTGGGACGACCAGCGCGCGGACGGCGGCCGCTACTGGCTGCGCCTGTGGCTGACCGGGGTCGACTGGGCCCCGGCCTGGCTGCCGGCCGCGTGCGGCGTGGCGCCGATCCCGGGCGTCGACGACGACGGCCAGGCCCACCTGCCGCTGTGGGATCCGTGCGTGTGGGGCAAGGCCCGGGCGCTCTACGCGCGCGTGCTGGGCGACGCCGGCGTGGCCGCGGATCCCGACCTGGTGCTGGCCTACGTGCCGGGCGGGTTCACCTGGTCGGACTTCGACTTCGGGCCGATCGAGCGCGCGGTCGACGC encodes:
- a CDS encoding response regulator transcription factor, which produces MKPDVSGREILVVEDDEAIATGLSLNLRLAGHHATVAGDGEVALEAIAEQAFDLVLLDINLPRKNGLDVLAALRGADNFVPVIVLSARDGEYDKVAALRLGADDYVTKPFALAELLARVDAVLRRAQAVPPPVAAPGQPASTIRFADVVVDPQQRTVVRAGEVVKLTHLEFELLLFFVRHPTQAASRQHLLASVWGQTAGTPRTIDNFVGQLRKRLEIDPERPRHFVTIRGSGYRFDP
- a CDS encoding two-component sensor histidine kinase translates to MRFPPAIIQLRRAQLILMLVVLVPTILISALGVVLLAIGSSSVSIFTGVLVLVFCMTAVTGYILVSIFVGKGASLARVQNDFFSSVSHELRTPLTSIRLLLEPLAEGKLTEAERTQVARLLAREVKRLDSLLVRTLDLSRIQSGRHAFTMASVPVTELVTEAVAAFDAVTATKPTPIALDLEDGAIIHGDRETLVRALVNLLVNAWKYSGDDKQIRVVARASGRRVELDVTDNGIGIDPAERTELFDGFVRGKAALEQQAPGVGLGLAIVKAIVRAHKGKIEVMSEPGRGSTFRLVLPRRAPVPAAASALAIATEPR
- a CDS encoding penicillin-insensitive murein endopeptidase produces the protein MRHQLVIAALALAAALTATPARAEIAAHVKVAPGDTLGAIARRYDCSVEAVQQQNRLRSTRIQSGQTLAVPVCGRKARAARPAATPTVRVARATEVAPVTGQSVGKPWRGSLKRPARLAAGKGYLIRRPERSYGTRRLVDLVRDSVKAVRADHGKLHTLAIGDLSARRGGKITEHHSHQSGRDVDVGFFFKRVPAGYPAQFVAGTKANLDLPATWDLLVSFARTADDRGGVSAIFLDYELQGVLYEWAKGRGVSASYLDRLFQYPDGKGGTGLVRHERYHDDHFHVRIQCPPGDAGCE
- a CDS encoding aminopeptidase gives rise to the protein MSRAARAAAATLALTALAACEMPAYLGQAVHGQLDLLRRARPIDDVIDDPEVPVEIRLRLAEIAGIKAFGADAGLNTRKNYRTYVDVPEGAAVWFVGASKPLAFQSPRWCFPIAGCFTGLGWFDRDDAIAHRERLKQAGWDAMARPAGAYSTGGWFPDPVVSSMLDADVAPYAELANVLLHESVHATVFIPDQPYFNEGLAEAIGDALTVEWLGARFGPGSDEERLWLEVQDWRRTRVARQLVTFKALEALYASDRPRAAKLAEKARLLEALRVDLGMWRTLNNANLIELRVYQASYAKFGDVVAACGGARPMIKAARAVGGGDFTKPLDDDLAPALAKIRARCAATAK
- a CDS encoding HIT family protein, whose amino-acid sequence is MSETIFARILRGEIPCHRVYEDAHVLAFLDIFPLARGHTLVIPKEPAATLDQLSDDAAAAVGRVLPRIARAVLRASGATAFNVLQNNGPLAHQAVFHVHFHIIPRFDDASGGGGLGIGWKTGTLDDGAALAAAIAAAVA